From the Bdellovibrio reynosensis genome, one window contains:
- the lgt gene encoding prolipoprotein diacylglyceryl transferase — MVHDFDPFALRISGNFGIRWYGLSYMVGFICAYLIIKWLARRQRAGLSPNMVGDFITYCAIGTLVGGRLGYVLFYGPDLFLKFKSEFPFWGLLAVNEGGMASHGGIIGIVVACLLFARKYSVNSLYLLDLVASVGPLGVFFGRIANFINGELVGRPAPADFPFPVKFPQDIFSWPSQGAEKLAELAPVVEKVGFTREQWLELTDKFRFDPAARDQVYGVLNKIVESIQEGNTAAKEAIAPLLIARYPSQLIAGLLEGLFCFIVLFFLWRRPRKPGFIAACFVILYATVRVINEEFRMPDAHIGFQWLGLTRGQWLSAAMFVIGIILMVVWTRASSLTIPGWGRGHSIKLNRK, encoded by the coding sequence GTGGTTCATGATTTTGATCCGTTTGCGCTAAGAATCTCCGGCAATTTTGGTATTCGTTGGTATGGTTTGTCCTACATGGTGGGATTTATCTGTGCTTATCTGATCATCAAATGGCTTGCGCGCCGACAAAGAGCCGGTCTTTCTCCGAACATGGTTGGTGATTTTATCACTTACTGCGCGATCGGAACTTTGGTAGGTGGCCGCTTAGGTTATGTGCTTTTCTACGGACCAGATCTTTTCTTAAAATTTAAATCAGAATTTCCTTTCTGGGGCTTGTTAGCAGTGAACGAAGGCGGGATGGCGAGCCACGGTGGAATCATCGGTATCGTTGTTGCCTGCTTGTTGTTTGCCCGTAAATACTCTGTAAATTCACTTTACCTTTTAGACCTAGTCGCTTCCGTGGGACCTTTGGGAGTTTTCTTTGGTCGTATCGCGAACTTCATCAACGGTGAACTTGTGGGTCGTCCTGCTCCAGCAGATTTCCCGTTCCCTGTGAAGTTTCCGCAAGATATTTTTTCTTGGCCAAGCCAGGGGGCGGAAAAATTAGCGGAACTTGCTCCTGTTGTAGAAAAAGTAGGATTCACCCGTGAACAGTGGTTAGAACTTACGGATAAATTCCGTTTTGATCCTGCAGCCCGGGATCAAGTTTACGGCGTTTTAAATAAGATTGTTGAAAGCATTCAAGAAGGAAATACAGCAGCCAAAGAAGCCATCGCGCCATTGTTGATTGCCCGTTATCCGTCGCAATTGATTGCTGGTTTGCTGGAAGGTTTATTCTGCTTTATCGTGCTTTTCTTCCTTTGGAGAAGACCGCGTAAGCCAGGATTTATCGCGGCTTGCTTCGTGATTTTATACGCAACAGTGCGTGTGATTAATGAAGAGTTCAGAATGCCCGATGCCCATATCGGTTTCCAATGGTTGGGCTTAACACGTGGTCAGTGGTTAAGTGCAGCGATGTTTGTTATCGGCATTATCTTGATGGTTGTTTGGACAAGAGCTTCGTCTTTGACTATTCCTGGATGGGGGCGTGGTCATTCAATCAAGCTGAATCGCAAGTAA
- a CDS encoding outer membrane beta-barrel protein has protein sequence MKKVVALVLILFSVKAQAGMLLEVGATYLSDSLKTPTSTASSGYFWNLGVLFTYNKNVWGGWNFSGISTTATGTSTDTFTTLDTGPYLKWTFGKNNVFNLAGVYNLKSSATYSDGTTNETWSGTSLWLQFGVAPEIKDDLRVGASFNYYMATYTKKVVSSTESTTSNSKTWIFPMITVSKSW, from the coding sequence GTGAAGAAGGTAGTCGCTTTAGTTCTTATTTTGTTTAGCGTGAAAGCCCAAGCAGGAATGTTGCTTGAGGTGGGTGCTACCTATTTGTCTGACAGTTTGAAAACTCCGACATCAACGGCGTCTTCGGGATATTTTTGGAATTTAGGTGTGCTTTTCACCTATAACAAAAACGTGTGGGGCGGTTGGAATTTCTCTGGCATCTCGACAACTGCGACGGGAACTTCAACTGATACATTTACGACATTGGATACCGGTCCTTACTTGAAATGGACGTTCGGCAAAAACAATGTTTTCAATTTGGCGGGAGTATATAATTTAAAAAGCTCTGCCACCTACAGTGATGGGACTACGAACGAAACTTGGTCAGGCACAAGTCTATGGCTTCAGTTTGGTGTGGCTCCTGAAATCAAAGATGATCTTCGCGTTGGGGCCTCTTTCAATTATTACATGGCCACATATACAAAAAAGGTCGTTTCAAGCACAGAATCCACAACTTCGAACTCAAAAACGTGGATTTTCCCAATGATTACTGTTTCTAAATCTTGGTAG
- a CDS encoding RsmB/NOP family class I SAM-dependent RNA methyltransferase, translating into MKIHRHIVEQIIQALDEIFEQGQYSDKVIERHMKANRRWGARDRKFFAETVYEIVRWERLLAHLADDNDFWKIWGAYWLRQGNELPDWEELEGLSEKSVQARAKDLPSFAVAQSIPDWMYERGIQELGEDFKEIVRALNKPAEVFLRTNTLKTTPDELIKALAKEEIQATKVSADLPDALKLTVRKNVFITEPFKKGWFEVQDAASQVVAPLLGVEPGHRVIDACAGAGGKSLHMASLMKNKGKIISLDIHEWKLKELKTRAARDGVDVIETRVIDNTKVIKRLEETADRVLLDVPCSGMGVLRRNPDTKWKLTNDEISRLHQLQYEILTSYCTMTKKGGRLVYATCSLLPSENEKQVERFLAEHGANWTLLKQVHLRPDKEGFDGFYAALLERR; encoded by the coding sequence TTGAAAATACATAGACATATCGTAGAACAGATTATTCAGGCTCTTGATGAAATTTTTGAACAAGGGCAGTACTCCGACAAGGTGATTGAACGTCACATGAAAGCCAACCGTCGTTGGGGCGCTAGGGACCGCAAATTCTTTGCTGAAACTGTTTACGAAATTGTGCGCTGGGAAAGGCTTCTTGCTCACCTTGCTGACGACAACGACTTCTGGAAAATTTGGGGAGCTTACTGGCTTCGTCAAGGTAACGAACTTCCTGACTGGGAAGAGTTAGAAGGGTTGTCTGAAAAATCAGTTCAAGCCCGCGCCAAAGATCTTCCTTCTTTCGCGGTCGCGCAATCCATTCCTGATTGGATGTACGAACGTGGCATTCAAGAACTTGGCGAAGATTTTAAAGAGATCGTTCGTGCGTTAAATAAGCCCGCGGAAGTTTTTTTGCGCACGAATACTTTAAAAACGACTCCTGATGAGTTGATCAAGGCCTTGGCCAAAGAAGAAATCCAAGCAACAAAAGTTTCTGCAGATTTACCTGACGCTTTAAAACTGACGGTTCGTAAAAACGTATTTATCACAGAGCCTTTCAAAAAAGGTTGGTTTGAAGTTCAAGATGCGGCTTCACAAGTGGTGGCGCCGCTATTGGGTGTTGAACCAGGCCATCGTGTGATTGATGCGTGCGCTGGTGCTGGTGGTAAAAGTTTGCACATGGCTTCGCTTATGAAGAACAAAGGAAAAATTATTTCTTTGGATATTCACGAGTGGAAATTAAAAGAATTAAAAACCAGAGCAGCCCGTGACGGTGTCGATGTGATCGAAACCCGCGTGATTGATAATACCAAAGTGATTAAGCGTTTAGAAGAAACAGCGGACCGCGTGTTGTTAGACGTGCCTTGTTCTGGAATGGGCGTTCTTCGTCGTAATCCAGATACAAAATGGAAGCTGACTAACGATGAAATTTCTCGTCTGCATCAGTTGCAGTACGAAATTCTGACTAGCTATTGCACGATGACTAAAAAGGGCGGGCGCTTGGTTTATGCAACTTGCAGCTTGCTTCCAAGCGAGAATGAAAAACAGGTTGAAAGATTCCTAGCTGAACACGGAGCCAACTGGACTTTGTTAAAACAGGTTCACCTTCGTCCAGATAAAGAAGGCTTTGACGGTTTTTACGCAGCCCTTTTAGAACGACGTTAG
- the nrdR gene encoding transcriptional regulator NrdR: protein MKCPFCGHADDRVLDTRVQKDGSIRRRRECLECKARFSTVETIMLAFPFIIKKDGRREPFSKEKILKGLQAACQKRPVSLGQIDAVVERISAWVINRGESEISSRLIGKKVMAELKQLDDVAYIRFASVYRTFKDVQEFVETLEDAELLDFVDASNPQLSLTAMTFVESEKKPNHETDSKTTSPRARTPNLISN, encoded by the coding sequence ATGAAATGCCCCTTTTGTGGACATGCAGATGATCGAGTTCTAGATACTCGAGTGCAGAAAGATGGTAGCATCCGCCGCCGCCGTGAATGCCTTGAGTGTAAAGCCCGTTTTTCGACAGTGGAAACCATCATGTTGGCCTTCCCTTTCATCATCAAGAAAGACGGCCGTCGCGAACCCTTCAGCAAAGAAAAAATCCTTAAAGGACTTCAAGCGGCCTGCCAAAAAAGACCGGTCAGCTTGGGACAAATTGATGCCGTAGTGGAAAGAATTTCAGCTTGGGTCATTAATCGTGGCGAAAGCGAAATTTCATCTCGTCTTATTGGCAAAAAAGTCATGGCAGAACTAAAACAGCTAGATGATGTAGCCTACATCCGTTTTGCCAGTGTATACCGTACCTTTAAAGATGTTCAGGAGTTCGTTGAAACTCTTGAAGACGCTGAACTGCTTGATTTTGTGGATGCAAGTAATCCACAATTAAGCCTTACAGCGATGACCTTTGTTGAAAGCGAGAAAAAGCCTAACCATGAAACTGACAGCAAGACGACAAGCCCGCGAGCTCGCACTCCAAATCTTATTTCAAACTGA
- the nusB gene encoding transcription antitermination factor NusB, whose amino-acid sequence MKLTARRQARELALQILFQTEFAPQISFKTFLEVFEQSLDAEVTSYAETLVQGVQSNKEKVDAKIQASSAHWKVERMATIDRNILRIAVYEMKFASEPIKENIAINEAVEIAKKYGTTDSASFVNGLLDQVGKAY is encoded by the coding sequence ATGAAACTGACAGCAAGACGACAAGCCCGCGAGCTCGCACTCCAAATCTTATTTCAAACTGAGTTCGCCCCGCAAATCAGCTTTAAAACTTTCCTAGAAGTCTTTGAACAAAGTCTGGATGCTGAAGTAACCAGCTATGCAGAAACCTTGGTTCAAGGCGTGCAAAGCAATAAAGAAAAAGTCGACGCTAAAATCCAAGCTTCAAGTGCCCACTGGAAAGTGGAGCGCATGGCGACCATCGATCGCAATATTTTGCGTATCGCAGTTTATGAAATGAAATTCGCTTCTGAACCTATCAAAGAAAACATCGCTATCAACGAAGCTGTTGAGATCGCGAAAAAATACGGCACTACTGATTCAGCAAGTTTTGTTAACGGACTTTTGGATCAGGTGGGTAAGGCTTACTAA
- a CDS encoding GTP cyclohydrolase: MEKISESFISKITMLQKRFESFLENDFDNKVEEKERDQTPFESSRDVSLVRGISQGLPEDHIDRAIIVFSRLAMLFDGGVLLENNDGLWKAQAYFHKGVSHLIKTNTKPTLKLPEMNLMAVLKTDSKAMLARLQLLQLDPNQRAECLLIKVSPDFAFILFSEMADLWLKEHIENVRRALINGFAD, from the coding sequence ATGGAAAAGATATCTGAATCGTTCATTTCAAAAATCACAATGTTACAAAAGCGTTTTGAGTCGTTCTTAGAAAATGACTTTGATAACAAGGTCGAAGAAAAAGAGCGCGATCAAACCCCATTTGAATCTTCCCGTGATGTATCTTTGGTCCGTGGTATTTCACAAGGCCTGCCTGAAGATCACATTGATCGCGCTATCATCGTTTTTTCAAGATTAGCGATGCTTTTTGATGGCGGAGTTTTATTAGAAAACAACGACGGCTTATGGAAAGCCCAAGCCTACTTTCATAAAGGTGTCAGTCACCTAATTAAAACCAACACCAAACCTACTTTGAAACTTCCAGAAATGAATTTAATGGCTGTTTTAAAAACGGACTCTAAAGCGATGTTAGCCCGCCTTCAGCTGCTGCAATTGGATCCAAACCAGCGTGCTGAATGTTTACTAATCAAAGTAAGTCCTGATTTTGCATTTATCCTATTTTCTGAAATGGCCGACTTGTGGTTAAAAGAACATATCGAAAACGTGCGTCGCGCTTTAATAAATGGATTTGCTGACTAA
- a CDS encoding pyruvate, water dikinase regulatory protein gives MTDGENKTYTIYIVSDSTGETAATMIRAALVQYSTKEINIIRCKNVRTEAQAEAVIEECFERRGMLAYTVASSQLRNKIREIASGKGIPYFDLLGPLLNTLDTFFGEHSEAHVGALRAVDERYFKRIEAIEYTVKHDDGKTFAELDKADIVLVGISRTSKTPLSIFLSHKGWKVANVPMVLDTPLPEELFKIDQRRIVGLIIDMDSLQRIRKSRLEKFGQDPGGEYASMAHIAKEIEYAEKIFKQNRRWPVFNVTERALEENASEIVRIIAARLGLPDSVIF, from the coding sequence ATGACTGACGGTGAAAATAAAACCTACACGATTTATATAGTTTCAGATTCCACCGGGGAAACCGCAGCGACGATGATTCGTGCGGCCCTTGTGCAGTACTCTACGAAAGAAATTAATATCATTCGTTGTAAAAACGTGCGCACAGAAGCCCAGGCAGAAGCCGTGATCGAAGAATGCTTCGAACGCCGCGGTATGCTTGCCTACACGGTTGCCAGCTCGCAGTTAAGAAATAAAATCAGAGAGATAGCATCAGGCAAAGGCATTCCCTATTTCGACTTACTGGGACCTTTATTAAACACTTTAGATACTTTCTTTGGTGAACATTCTGAAGCCCATGTCGGGGCTTTGCGTGCTGTGGATGAAAGATACTTTAAACGCATTGAAGCTATCGAATACACAGTTAAACACGACGACGGAAAAACTTTTGCAGAGCTAGATAAAGCAGACATCGTTTTAGTAGGAATTTCTAGAACCAGCAAAACTCCTCTTTCGATTTTCTTAAGTCATAAAGGCTGGAAAGTCGCCAACGTGCCGATGGTGCTTGATACTCCACTGCCCGAAGAATTATTCAAAATCGATCAGCGCCGCATTGTGGGATTGATTATTGATATGGATTCTTTGCAGCGCATTCGCAAAAGCCGATTAGAAAAATTCGGACAGGATCCTGGTGGTGAATATGCCTCTATGGCCCACATCGCGAAAGAAATTGAATACGCCGAAAAGATCTTTAAGCAGAACCGCCGCTGGCCCGTATTTAACGTCACCGAACGTGCTCTAGAGGAAAACGCTTCAGAAATCGTGCGCATCATCGCCGCCCGATTGGGTCTTCCCGACTCTGTTATCTTTTAA
- a CDS encoding methyl-accepting chemotaxis protein — protein MRKNHSIQVKLATPIIFIAVIVLGSMTFFMAKQSNQMATNDATEKLVAMARGSSNELRLEVEKGLSVARNIAHTVESLKESGHTNRQHVAESIRDSLIKNKFLVGTWTGWEQNAWDGKDGEFANSSGHDATGRFVPYANWEGGKASVTPLIGYTNPGEGDYYLVPKTRLKETMVEPYLYPIDGVQVLMTSAAVPIMMNGKFVGAAGVDLPLKEIQKKVGAIRPYKTSQAYLVTTSGNYVSHPEEKLITKPADFPFEAGKFKDAISTGKEVVISGVDPADGAEYLYVVSPMMLGDTEQPWALIVKTPTKTVLAAATEMLWTQIIIAITGILILFAAVVLIAKYISKSVSSLSAQLNSSSEQVSSAINQLTIAGQSLSSSSSESAAALEETVASLEEMSSMVKLNSDNAKQAATLSLSSSELAVNGEKEMESLISSMNVISNTSKQIEEIINVIDDIAFQTNLLALNASVEAARAGDHGKGFAVVAEAVRSLAHRSASAAKDISTLITDSVEKIEDGAKKSAKSGDMLKEIVKSVKKVSELNNEISMASEEQSTGIAQISKAMNQLDQAVQSNAASSEEIAGTAEEINSQAKIMNGVVEELNLVVYGDAVQRQQAEVVPLNRGFKTSTKAA, from the coding sequence ATGCGCAAAAATCATTCTATTCAGGTCAAACTTGCGACCCCCATCATCTTCATAGCAGTGATTGTCTTAGGATCCATGACTTTCTTCATGGCCAAGCAAAGCAATCAAATGGCGACGAATGATGCCACTGAAAAATTAGTGGCGATGGCACGAGGATCTTCAAACGAGCTTCGTCTTGAAGTTGAAAAAGGCCTTTCTGTAGCCAGAAATATTGCGCACACAGTAGAGTCCTTAAAAGAATCAGGCCACACCAACCGTCAGCACGTGGCTGAATCTATCCGCGATAGCTTAATAAAAAATAAATTTTTAGTGGGAACATGGACTGGTTGGGAACAAAACGCCTGGGATGGTAAAGATGGTGAATTCGCAAATTCATCCGGCCACGATGCTACGGGAAGATTTGTTCCTTACGCAAACTGGGAAGGCGGCAAGGCCTCTGTGACACCTTTAATTGGATACACCAATCCAGGTGAAGGTGATTACTATCTAGTTCCGAAAACGCGTTTAAAAGAAACGATGGTGGAACCTTATCTGTATCCGATCGATGGAGTACAGGTTCTTATGACTTCAGCTGCAGTACCTATAATGATGAACGGTAAGTTCGTGGGTGCAGCGGGGGTTGATTTACCGTTAAAAGAAATTCAAAAAAAAGTAGGGGCTATTCGTCCTTATAAAACGTCACAAGCCTATTTAGTGACGACAAGTGGGAACTACGTTTCTCATCCGGAAGAAAAACTCATCACAAAACCTGCGGACTTTCCGTTTGAAGCAGGGAAATTCAAAGATGCTATTTCCACGGGTAAAGAAGTTGTTATTTCTGGAGTGGATCCCGCTGATGGCGCTGAATATCTTTATGTTGTTTCGCCAATGATGTTGGGTGATACAGAGCAACCTTGGGCATTGATCGTTAAAACACCAACTAAAACGGTTTTAGCAGCTGCAACAGAAATGTTGTGGACTCAAATCATCATTGCCATCACGGGGATTTTAATTTTATTCGCAGCAGTTGTGCTGATCGCCAAGTACATTTCTAAATCAGTCAGTTCTTTGTCGGCGCAATTAAATTCTTCAAGCGAACAAGTAAGCTCTGCCATCAACCAGCTGACCATTGCTGGACAGTCCCTTTCATCTTCTTCAAGTGAATCTGCGGCTGCTTTGGAAGAAACTGTGGCAAGTCTTGAAGAAATGAGTTCGATGGTTAAGTTGAATTCTGACAACGCTAAGCAAGCGGCGACTTTGTCGTTAAGTTCTTCAGAACTAGCGGTGAATGGCGAAAAAGAGATGGAATCACTTATTAGTTCAATGAATGTTATCAGCAATACATCTAAGCAGATTGAAGAGATCATTAACGTAATCGATGATATCGCTTTCCAAACAAATCTTCTTGCTTTGAATGCTTCCGTCGAAGCAGCAAGAGCCGGAGACCACGGAAAGGGCTTTGCTGTAGTCGCTGAAGCAGTACGTTCTTTAGCGCACAGGTCCGCTTCTGCCGCGAAGGACATTTCAACCTTAATCACGGATTCTGTAGAGAAGATTGAAGATGGCGCTAAAAAATCTGCAAAATCTGGTGACATGCTTAAAGAGATCGTTAAATCAGTGAAAAAGGTTTCAGAGCTTAATAACGAGATTTCAATGGCCAGCGAAGAGCAAAGCACTGGTATTGCTCAAATCAGCAAGGCTATGAATCAGTTAGATCAAGCGGTGCAATCTAATGCGGCTTCGTCAGAAGAGATTGCTGGGACGGCAGAAGAAATTAACAGCCAAGCTAAGATTATGAACGGTGTCGTGGAAGAATTGAACCTTGTGGTGTATGGCGATGCTGTCCAACGGCAACAAGCCGAAGTCGTACCCCTTAACAGAGGATTTAAAACTTCGACGAAGGCTGCGTAG
- a CDS encoding LysR family transcriptional regulator, with product MKNLYQLTTFVTVISEGSMTAAADKLYLTQPAVSQQIRNLEEDLGVELLVRGVRQIKATPQGEVLYEYAKKIINLTQQAEIAIKSIGHQMKGQLRIGTLNSLGLHLMSPIVGRLMRHNPDLMLKIDYDRGDELIKSFKKGHYDILILPDVKVEFASELENCESKFLVKEEMWLVGSSKEEKMPQQISLKDIGSFSLVNFTDEFPGFNNAVNSKLDSLGVNVPSIFESANVGTLKRVIEAGLGWGFLPAHSIKKQVRSGRLNRVYVKDLHYEIDLMFYYKKNSENRALLEVFYQTMAQQEKG from the coding sequence GTGAAGAACCTCTATCAGCTGACCACTTTTGTTACAGTCATCAGCGAAGGCAGTATGACTGCAGCGGCAGATAAGCTTTATCTTACGCAGCCTGCGGTGTCTCAGCAGATTCGTAATCTAGAGGAAGATCTAGGAGTCGAACTCTTAGTGCGCGGCGTACGCCAGATTAAAGCGACTCCTCAAGGGGAGGTTCTTTATGAGTACGCAAAAAAAATTATCAATTTGACTCAACAAGCGGAAATCGCCATTAAGTCCATTGGGCATCAAATGAAAGGTCAGTTGCGAATTGGGACACTGAACTCTTTAGGATTGCACTTAATGAGTCCCATCGTGGGCCGTCTTATGAGGCACAATCCTGATTTGATGTTGAAGATCGATTATGACCGTGGTGATGAACTGATCAAGAGTTTCAAAAAAGGTCATTACGACATCTTGATTCTTCCGGATGTAAAAGTAGAGTTTGCATCTGAGCTTGAAAATTGCGAATCAAAATTTCTAGTAAAAGAAGAAATGTGGCTAGTGGGGTCATCAAAAGAAGAAAAAATGCCCCAGCAAATCAGCCTTAAGGATATTGGATCATTTTCTTTAGTGAACTTTACTGACGAGTTCCCTGGATTCAACAATGCTGTGAATTCAAAACTTGATTCTTTAGGCGTGAACGTCCCATCCATTTTCGAATCAGCCAATGTGGGAACGCTGAAAAGAGTGATCGAAGCTGGACTGGGTTGGGGTTTTCTTCCAGCCCATTCAATTAAGAAGCAAGTAAGGTCGGGACGCTTAAACCGTGTTTACGTCAAAGACCTTCATTACGAAATCGACCTCATGTTTTATTATAAAAAGAATTCTGAAAACCGAGCTTTACTTGAAGTCTTCTATCAAACGATGGCTCAACAAGAGAAAGGCTAA
- a CDS encoding M16 family metallopeptidase: MKASSLALTLPLICSVMVACSSTGSKDSAKAPAGYVTKGNGSFTLQPYKTVTLDNGLKIVFIRDTSLPRISLTMMLKTGTMQEPAQQAGLNALTAYLLEQGSQSRDAMKIADDFGQLGSSIDISAGADITTVYADSLNVSSDFLLDLFADVTMNPAFKEGEINRIRAQMVAALQKKVDNPSAFANLKMDQYLFGNHPYGRDENGTIEGLKGITKQDIIKHYLTFYRPNNASLAVVGNFKEDFEKRVQEQFSKWGKRSIPIIKAEAPPVIDGLKVKLVVKKGLQQTQIRIGQIGISRVDKEYLTLRLANEVLGGSFASRLNQKVRDDLGLTYSIYSYFDVKKEPGSFEVSTFTKNETAGKTLEEALAVIRNYVEKGADDKEVDASKNQLVGQFPRAIETADRLAYNLLALDFYGISVDYLLNFNKTVNSISNKESNAALKQTLNPEKLKVLVYGDESIIAQFEKFKPEIERMK, from the coding sequence ATGAAAGCATCATCATTAGCTCTGACACTTCCTCTGATCTGCTCTGTCATGGTGGCCTGTTCTAGCACTGGATCCAAAGACTCGGCTAAGGCGCCAGCTGGTTATGTGACTAAAGGTAACGGGTCGTTCACGTTACAGCCTTATAAAACTGTGACCTTGGACAACGGTTTAAAAATCGTTTTTATTCGCGATACAAGTCTTCCGCGCATCAGTTTAACCATGATGCTTAAGACTGGGACGATGCAAGAGCCAGCTCAACAGGCGGGCCTTAATGCATTAACCGCTTATCTTTTAGAACAAGGATCGCAAAGTCGCGATGCCATGAAGATCGCCGATGATTTTGGTCAATTAGGATCTTCCATTGATATCAGTGCCGGAGCTGACATCACGACTGTATATGCAGATTCTTTAAATGTGTCTTCGGATTTTCTTTTAGATCTGTTTGCTGACGTCACTATGAATCCTGCCTTTAAAGAAGGCGAGATCAACCGTATCCGTGCACAGATGGTAGCGGCGTTGCAAAAGAAAGTAGATAATCCTTCTGCTTTTGCAAATTTGAAAATGGATCAATACCTTTTTGGTAACCATCCCTATGGTCGCGATGAAAACGGTACGATTGAAGGCTTAAAAGGTATCACGAAGCAAGATATCATTAAGCACTATCTTACTTTCTATAGACCGAATAATGCTTCTTTAGCCGTAGTCGGAAACTTTAAAGAGGATTTTGAAAAACGCGTGCAGGAACAATTCAGCAAATGGGGTAAACGAAGTATTCCAATTATCAAAGCTGAAGCTCCTCCGGTAATCGATGGTTTGAAAGTTAAATTGGTTGTAAAAAAAGGTTTGCAACAAACGCAAATCCGTATCGGTCAAATAGGGATTTCCAGAGTTGATAAAGAATACCTAACGTTGCGTTTAGCAAACGAAGTTTTAGGGGGCAGCTTTGCTAGCCGCCTAAATCAAAAGGTAAGGGATGATCTAGGTTTGACTTATTCAATTTATTCCTACTTTGACGTGAAAAAAGAGCCAGGAAGTTTTGAAGTTTCCACGTTCACTAAAAATGAAACAGCTGGAAAGACTTTAGAAGAAGCGTTGGCTGTTATTAGAAATTACGTTGAAAAAGGTGCGGATGATAAAGAAGTGGATGCGTCTAAGAATCAACTTGTCGGTCAGTTCCCAAGAGCCATCGAAACAGCGGATAGACTTGCTTATAATCTTTTAGCTTTGGATTTCTATGGTATTTCCGTAGATTACCTTCTGAACTTTAATAAAACGGTGAACAGCATTTCGAATAAGGAATCTAACGCCGCTTTAAAACAAACTTTGAACCCAGAAAAATTAAAGGTTCTAGTTTATGGCGATGAAAGCATCATCGCGCAGTTTGAAAAGTTTAAACCAGAAATCGAAAGAATGAAGTAA